One stretch of Flavobacterium sp. 9 DNA includes these proteins:
- a CDS encoding VIT domain-containing protein codes for MNKVFTICALMVFSVVFSQIPTLDVENQKKHPVIMQEAKIETKILGNLATTTAIYTFYNPGDRILEGKLTIPLPEGVSISGYALDINGKLRDAVPVPKERAKEVFESIEKRNIDPGIIEKVDGNNFRTRIYPIPARGSRTIKITYHQELKNLASDYQYLLTFANGTASIPKFNLKVLINESLIIPKITENPDGSFAFQKQGNQWIAEISKENFTPNENLKITIPKVNQSSNILLQKSAGDKFYFAASVSMDFPVKEKPKTNRIAIIWDNSFSGSKRNRQKELDFLNAYFSSNTDISVSFILLNNVLEKTEEFTVSGGNWSALKNRIVDLKYDGGTDFGALKEIPEVEEYLLFSDGISNFGDLTLKFKKPLNSIVSTPTSDFNLLKLLAFQSGGNFINLNELDTESAIKTYNKLPVKFLGFKESADIQELFPNVGTAINEPINIFGISAPNLGKLTAVFSVGNKNYEVPVDFNTAVEVDNWPIAQFWAQRKINDLELNSTQNRDEIRNLSEQFGVVSKNTSLIVLDDINDYVRYGITPPQELLSQYNKIVSRNKKEILEKRKNLLSKSFDITRELVTWYNTEFKPSEKKQYPKISNQSLAESANKDQLQENAVYNISSADNAVLGGVTKPQGKITLVEVESNEEYMKDFQNLQSSELIYQKYLENRSKYEKQVTYYFDVSKLLFKKGDKVLSLKVLSTLAELDLENEELYKTIYYLLKQRGNYEKELWITQKILEWRPFDSQSHRDYALALIDNKKPQEALNVYKSMLYQEYTDEISVRDNGIEEILIMEINNILSQNKNVDASKIDDRLKANLPVDIRVVINWNKDNTDIDLWVTDPRGEDCSYSHKSTEIGGRLSNDFTQGFGPEQFLLKKAIKGKYKIKTNFFGERQNILSGPTTVMAEVYLYYSDGRQERKIAVFQSQKENKRENDSKILIGEFEF; via the coding sequence ATGAATAAAGTTTTTACTATATGTGCATTAATGGTATTTAGTGTCGTTTTCTCTCAAATCCCAACTCTGGACGTAGAAAATCAAAAAAAACATCCAGTTATCATGCAGGAAGCAAAAATTGAGACGAAGATTTTGGGAAATCTTGCCACAACAACAGCCATTTACACATTTTATAATCCGGGCGACAGAATTTTAGAAGGAAAACTTACTATTCCATTACCTGAAGGAGTAAGCATAAGTGGCTACGCTTTAGATATCAACGGAAAGTTAAGAGATGCAGTTCCTGTTCCCAAAGAACGAGCTAAGGAAGTATTTGAAAGTATAGAAAAGAGAAATATAGATCCGGGAATTATTGAAAAAGTAGATGGGAATAATTTTCGAACAAGAATTTATCCGATTCCCGCAAGAGGCAGCAGAACGATTAAAATTACGTATCATCAGGAACTAAAAAATCTTGCTTCTGACTATCAATATCTTTTAACTTTTGCTAATGGAACGGCTAGTATTCCAAAATTTAATCTGAAAGTTCTAATTAATGAAAGTCTTATAATTCCCAAAATTACTGAAAATCCAGATGGAAGTTTTGCTTTTCAGAAACAAGGAAATCAATGGATTGCTGAGATTAGCAAAGAAAATTTTACACCAAATGAAAATCTTAAAATAACAATACCAAAAGTAAATCAGTCGTCAAATATTTTGCTGCAGAAAAGTGCTGGTGATAAATTTTATTTTGCAGCGAGTGTTTCGATGGATTTCCCTGTAAAGGAAAAGCCAAAAACTAATAGGATTGCTATTATTTGGGACAATTCATTCAGCGGATCGAAAAGAAACCGCCAAAAAGAGCTTGACTTTCTTAATGCCTATTTTTCCAGTAACACAGATATTTCAGTATCCTTTATCCTTTTAAATAATGTTCTGGAGAAGACAGAAGAATTTACGGTTTCCGGTGGAAACTGGAGTGCATTAAAAAATAGAATTGTTGACTTGAAATATGATGGTGGAACCGATTTTGGTGCATTAAAAGAAATTCCGGAAGTAGAAGAATATCTTTTATTTTCTGATGGAATTTCAAATTTTGGTGATCTGACTTTAAAATTCAAAAAACCTCTAAATAGTATCGTAAGTACGCCTACTTCTGATTTTAACCTCCTAAAGCTTTTAGCATTCCAATCAGGAGGAAATTTTATCAATCTTAATGAATTAGACACCGAGTCTGCTATAAAAACATACAATAAACTGCCTGTTAAATTTTTAGGATTTAAAGAAAGTGCCGATATTCAGGAACTATTTCCTAATGTGGGAACTGCAATAAATGAACCAATAAATATATTTGGAATTTCAGCTCCAAATTTGGGTAAACTAACTGCTGTTTTTTCCGTAGGGAATAAAAACTATGAAGTGCCTGTAGATTTTAATACCGCTGTAGAAGTAGATAACTGGCCAATTGCGCAATTTTGGGCACAAAGGAAAATCAATGATCTTGAACTCAATTCGACTCAAAACCGTGATGAAATCAGAAATTTGAGCGAACAGTTTGGAGTGGTGAGTAAAAACACCAGTCTTATTGTATTGGATGACATCAATGATTATGTGCGTTACGGAATTACACCACCTCAGGAGTTATTATCTCAATACAATAAAATTGTTTCAAGAAACAAAAAAGAAATTTTAGAAAAAAGAAAAAACCTTTTATCCAAATCTTTCGATATAACCCGTGAACTGGTAACTTGGTATAATACTGAGTTTAAACCTTCCGAAAAAAAACAATACCCTAAAATTTCTAATCAATCATTAGCAGAATCAGCAAATAAAGATCAATTACAAGAAAATGCTGTTTACAATATTTCAAGTGCTGATAATGCAGTGCTTGGCGGGGTAACAAAACCACAAGGTAAAATAACTTTGGTAGAGGTAGAAAGCAACGAAGAGTATATGAAAGATTTTCAGAATTTACAGTCCTCTGAATTAATCTACCAGAAGTATCTTGAAAATCGTTCTAAATATGAAAAGCAGGTAACGTATTATTTTGATGTCTCTAAATTGCTATTCAAAAAAGGAGATAAAGTGCTTTCTTTAAAGGTTTTAAGTACATTAGCAGAGCTCGATCTGGAGAATGAAGAGTTATACAAGACTATATATTATCTCCTAAAACAGAGAGGTAATTATGAAAAGGAATTATGGATTACCCAGAAAATTCTGGAATGGAGACCTTTCGATTCTCAAAGCCACAGAGATTATGCATTGGCCCTGATTGATAATAAAAAACCTCAAGAGGCTCTTAATGTCTATAAATCGATGCTTTATCAGGAATATACAGATGAAATTTCAGTAAGAGACAACGGTATAGAGGAGATTTTGATTATGGAAATTAATAATATTCTGAGCCAAAACAAAAATGTAGATGCGAGCAAAATAGATGATCGTCTAAAAGCAAATTTACCCGTAGACATTCGCGTTGTAATTAACTGGAATAAAGATAATACAGATATAGATCTTTGGGTTACAGATCCAAGAGGGGAAGATTGCTCATACTCTCATAAATCTACAGAAATTGGAGGAAGATTAAGTAATGATTTCACTCAGGGTTTTGGCCCCGAACAGTTTTTACTAAAAAAAGCCATAAAGGGTAAATATAAAATTAAAACCAATTTTTTTGGAGAGAGACAGAATATACTTTCCGGGCCAACAACAGTGATGGCAGAAGTATATCTGTACTATTCTGATGGAAGACAAGAACGTAAAATTGCTGTTTTTCAGAGTCAGAAAGAAAACAAACGCGAAAACGACAGTAAGATTCTGATTGGAGAATTTGAGTTTTAG
- a CDS encoding serine protease, which translates to MKIRKIGINNYLHDINNTKRKPYKIIFFTVIILSTVTFFGFKYFKTPPAAICLDSDTKVYNAYKDAVVLIRHSYGYFAKIKGKEIQLTTQDAKEETVFGTGFFVDRDGKILTNSHVLQPWNSSDEEKEKTNTALRNLKLKIASILTTDISEDEYQSFIERNWQVASYYDESEGEGDYEDEGEETSEEPAGEEFVSSNDTEADTTKATIDIAVAIPVKKYVSKEDIEVYVKTIYIAVALHDSDDQWLSCEIEKISEDTNVDLGILRLTDHATPGSVANIINLDNAVENDASLTPGQKAIMVGYPLGMDLAKTNSGIKVQLYDGKISKESDGNKIQYSITSTHGASGAPVFNECGQLIAVNFSGVDEVQGFNFGIVAKHIRTF; encoded by the coding sequence ATGAAAATTAGAAAAATCGGAATCAATAATTATTTGCATGACATTAACAATACAAAAAGAAAACCTTACAAAATTATCTTCTTTACTGTAATCATTCTCTCAACAGTAACTTTTTTTGGCTTTAAATATTTTAAAACGCCACCTGCAGCTATTTGTTTAGATTCAGATACAAAAGTCTATAACGCATACAAAGACGCAGTTGTATTGATAAGACACAGCTATGGTTATTTTGCAAAAATAAAGGGAAAAGAAATTCAGCTTACTACTCAGGATGCAAAAGAAGAAACTGTTTTTGGAACAGGTTTTTTCGTAGACAGAGACGGAAAAATATTGACCAATAGCCATGTTTTACAGCCATGGAACTCATCAGATGAAGAAAAGGAAAAAACAAATACTGCGTTAAGAAATCTAAAATTGAAAATTGCTTCAATTCTTACTACTGATATTTCAGAAGATGAGTATCAAAGTTTTATTGAAAGAAACTGGCAAGTTGCATCTTATTATGACGAAAGTGAAGGCGAAGGGGATTATGAAGATGAAGGCGAAGAAACCAGTGAAGAGCCAGCGGGTGAAGAATTTGTCAGTTCAAATGATACAGAAGCAGATACAACCAAAGCAACAATAGATATTGCAGTTGCTATTCCGGTTAAAAAATATGTATCTAAGGAAGATATTGAGGTATATGTAAAAACTATCTATATTGCGGTTGCACTTCATGATTCAGATGACCAATGGCTTAGTTGCGAGATTGAAAAAATTTCAGAAGATACAAATGTTGATTTAGGGATTTTACGATTAACAGATCATGCAACACCGGGAAGTGTTGCTAACATCATCAATCTTGACAATGCAGTTGAGAATGATGCCTCTTTAACTCCCGGACAAAAAGCAATAATGGTTGGCTATCCTTTGGGAATGGATTTGGCAAAGACAAATTCAGGTATAAAAGTGCAGCTTTATGATGGTAAAATAAGTAAAGAATCAGACGGGAATAAAATTCAATACAGTATCACTTCTACACATGGTGCCAGTGGCGCACCGGTATTTAATGAGTGTGGTCAGTTAATCGCAGTCAATTTCAGTGGAGTAGATGAGGTACAAGGTTTTAATTTTGGAATTGTCGCTAAGCATATTCGTACTTTCTAA
- a CDS encoding IS3 family transposase, with translation MLIKSSLIDLESYKYVIRSMSRKQNRIDNAVSESFFSSFKKELINRNKLLPRKQMRVEVYEYIENW, from the coding sequence ATGCTAATAAAATCTTCACTAATAGATTTAGAATCTTATAAGTATGTTATACGCAGTATGAGCCGTAAACAAAATCGTATTGACAATGCAGTTTCCGAAAGCTTTTTCAGCTCTTTTAAAAAAGAATTAATTAATCGAAACAAACTTCTGCCAAGGAAACAGATGAGAGTCGAAGTATATGAATACATTGAAAATTGGTAA
- a CDS encoding SOS response-associated peptidase family protein: MESLEEKASFKNITHNRCLIIASAYYEWHWNDEKGKSKDKYQINS, translated from the coding sequence ATTGAATCCCTCGAAGAAAAAGCATCTTTTAAAAATATAACGCACAACCGCTGTCTGATAATAGCATCTGCCTATTATGAATGGCATTGGAATGATGAAAAAGGAAAGAGCAAAGACAAATACCAGATCAACTCATAA
- a CDS encoding bestrophin family protein has translation MLLTRRLSIFYILKEIRIEFIYSAVIALLISFLTYKFHSDIPKMPISIPAFLGTAISILLSFKLSQSYDRWWEARKIWGNIVNESRNLTLLLQSYIVKGNEDDVRQIALRHIAWCYSLGQSLRGLDPLENLEKFISNEEIKRISAHNNKPLGLLQINVLQIAELKNRGEMDIFSQIQLNKTLLNFSSSMGMAERIKNTMFPVTYRVFLHLMIYIFVITLSISLGDVNPIFETPLLLIIASGFFVLEKTATLLQDPFENEPTDTAMTTITTTIEINIKQLLKDIDIPKPYEPHTFYSL, from the coding sequence ATGTTATTAACTAGAAGACTTAGTATTTTTTATATTCTTAAAGAGATAAGAATTGAATTCATTTATTCAGCAGTAATCGCATTGCTGATTTCCTTTTTGACCTATAAGTTTCACTCAGATATTCCAAAAATGCCAATTTCCATTCCGGCATTTTTAGGAACTGCAATATCAATTCTTTTATCATTCAAACTTAGCCAGTCTTATGACAGATGGTGGGAAGCACGAAAAATATGGGGAAACATCGTAAATGAAAGCAGAAACTTGACACTTCTATTACAATCCTACATTGTTAAGGGTAATGAAGATGACGTAAGACAAATAGCCTTGAGGCACATTGCATGGTGTTACAGTTTGGGGCAATCCTTAAGAGGGCTAGATCCATTAGAAAACTTAGAGAAATTCATTTCAAATGAGGAAATAAAAAGAATTAGTGCACATAACAATAAGCCTTTAGGGCTATTACAAATAAATGTATTGCAAATAGCAGAACTTAAGAATAGAGGGGAAATGGATATTTTTAGCCAAATTCAGCTTAATAAAACATTGCTGAATTTTTCAAGTTCAATGGGAATGGCGGAAAGGATAAAGAACACTATGTTTCCTGTAACCTATCGTGTATTTCTGCATTTAATGATTTACATATTTGTTATTACTCTTTCAATTTCATTGGGGGATGTTAACCCTATATTTGAAACCCCGCTTCTATTAATAATCGCTTCTGGATTTTTTGTGTTGGAAAAAACAGCTACACTTTTGCAGGACCCATTTGAAAACGAGCCAACAGATACTGCGATGACAACCATTACCACTACTATTGAAATTAATATAAAACAGTTATTGAAAGATATAGATATTCCAAAACCCTATGAACCACATACATTTTATTCACTGTAA